A window from Malania oleifera isolate guangnan ecotype guangnan chromosome 7, ASM2987363v1, whole genome shotgun sequence encodes these proteins:
- the LOC131160576 gene encoding uncharacterized protein LOC131160576: MSECAGNTIAENDREMVALNVKCNSKDDEDPNLVQNVQKLKKEMDDNCEVSTVCFFYNFTGDTATFVDSKVWDIPAVAPPCKDIKDGRRLFFMHRRTLGTAVVYRGKNAAEDECDWMLAWSNLQQDHKLVNKVYTEINEAHHYDDDHVWKAIARHLYESGQSSTATWNGCMSTLEIKANGCSRTLTAFLKHTA; this comes from the exons ATGTCAGAATGTGCAGGAAACACAATAGCTGAGAATGATAGGGAAATGGTGGCTCTTAACGTGAAATGCAACTCAAAAGATGACGAAGACCCAAATCTTGTGCAGAATGTGCAAAAGTTGAAGAAGGAAATGGATGATAATTGCGAAGTGAGCACGGTGTGCTTCTTTTACAACTTCACAGGGGACACAGCGACCTTTGTTGATAGTAAGGTGTGGGATATCCCCGCCGTGGCTCCTCCGTGCAAAGACATTAAAGATGGGCGGAGGCTTTTTTTCATGCACAGAAGAACCCTCGGAACTGCTGTTGTGTATCGTGGTAAGAATGCAGCTGAAGATGAGTGTGATTGGATGCTTGCTTGGTCCAATCTACAGCAGGATCACAAGCTTGTCAACAAG GTTTATACTGAAATTAATGAAGCTCATCACTACGACGATGATCATGTTTGGAAGGCAATTGCTCGACACTTGTACGAATCTGGTCAGAGCAGCACCGCCACGTGGAATGGATGCATGTCAACTTTAGAGATCAAAGCCAACGGCTGTAGCCGTACCCTCACTGCATTTCTCAAGCACACTGCCTAA